Proteins from one Pseudomonas bijieensis genomic window:
- the acnA gene encoding aconitate hydratase AcnA, whose amino-acid sequence MPSLDSLKTLKTLQVDARTYHYFSLPDAARSLGDLDKLPMSLKVLLENLLRWEDEKTVTGTDLKALAGWLKERRSEREIQYRPARVLMQDFTGVPAVVDLAAMRAAVEKAGGDPQRINPLSPVDLVIDHSVMVDKFASSQAFEQNVDIEMQRNGERYAFLRWGQSAFDNFSVVPPGTGICHQVNLEYLGRTVWTKEEDGRTYAFPDTLVGTDSHTTMINGLGVLGWGVGGIEAEAAMLGQPVSMLIPEVIGFKLVGKLREGITATDLVLTVTQMLRKKGVVGKFVEFYGDGLADLPLADRATIANMAPEYGATCGFFPVDDVTLDYLRLSGRPAETVKLVEAYCKAQGLWRLPGQEPVFTDTLELDMGSVEASLAGPKRPQDRVSLPNVGQAFSDFLGLQVKPTSKEEGRLESEGGGGVAVGNADQVGETEYEFEGHTHRLKNGAVVIAAITSCTNTSNPSVMMAAGLLAKKAVEKGLTRKPWVKSSLAPGSKVVTDYYKAAGLTEYLDKLGFDLVGYGCTTCIGNSGPLPEPIEKAIQKADLTVASVLSGNRNFEGRVHPLVKTNWLASPPLVVAYALAGTVRIDISSEPLGNDRDGNPVYLRDIWPSSQEVAAAVAQVNTSMFHKEYAAVFAGDEQWQAIEVPQAATYVWQDDSTYIQHPPFFDNIDGPPPAVRNVEGARVLALLGDSVTTDHISPAGNIKTDSPAGRYLREQGVEPRDFNSYGSRRGNHQVMMRGTFANIRIRNEMLDGEEGGNTIYIPSGERMPIYDAAMLYQATGTPLVVIAGQEYGTGSSRDWAAKGTNLLGVKAVIAESFERIHRSNLVGMGVLPLQFKLDQNRKSLNLTGKETLDILGLNDVELTPRMNLPLVITREDGSQERIEVLCRIDTLNEVEYFKAGGILHYVLRQLIAA is encoded by the coding sequence ATGCCGTCCCTCGATAGCCTGAAAACCCTTAAAACCCTGCAAGTCGACGCCAGGACCTACCACTACTTCAGCCTACCGGATGCCGCCCGAAGCCTGGGCGACCTGGACAAACTGCCCATGTCATTGAAGGTACTGCTGGAAAACCTGCTGCGCTGGGAAGATGAAAAAACCGTCACCGGCACCGACCTCAAGGCCCTGGCCGGGTGGCTCAAGGAACGTCGTTCCGAGCGCGAGATTCAATACCGCCCCGCCCGGGTGTTGATGCAAGACTTCACCGGGGTTCCCGCCGTGGTCGACCTGGCCGCCATGCGCGCCGCCGTGGAAAAGGCCGGCGGCGATCCCCAGCGGATCAACCCGCTGTCGCCGGTGGACCTGGTGATCGACCACTCGGTGATGGTCGACAAGTTCGCCAGCAGCCAGGCGTTCGAGCAGAACGTCGACATCGAAATGCAACGCAACGGCGAACGCTACGCCTTCCTGCGCTGGGGCCAGAGCGCCTTCGACAATTTCAGCGTAGTGCCGCCGGGCACCGGCATCTGCCATCAGGTCAACCTCGAATACCTGGGCCGCACCGTGTGGACCAAAGAGGAAGACGGCCGCACCTACGCCTTCCCGGACACGCTGGTGGGCACCGACTCCCACACCACCATGATCAACGGCCTCGGCGTACTGGGCTGGGGCGTCGGCGGGATCGAGGCGGAAGCCGCCATGCTCGGCCAACCGGTGTCGATGCTGATTCCCGAGGTCATCGGCTTCAAACTCGTCGGCAAGCTGCGCGAAGGCATCACCGCCACCGACCTGGTGCTGACCGTCACGCAGATGCTGCGCAAGAAAGGCGTGGTGGGCAAATTCGTCGAGTTCTATGGCGACGGTCTTGCCGACCTGCCCCTGGCCGACCGCGCCACCATCGCCAACATGGCCCCGGAATATGGCGCCACCTGCGGTTTCTTCCCGGTGGACGATGTGACCCTGGACTACTTGCGCCTGTCGGGGCGGCCAGCGGAAACGGTGAAACTGGTGGAAGCCTATTGCAAGGCCCAGGGCCTGTGGCGCCTGCCCGGCCAGGAGCCGGTGTTCACCGACACACTGGAGCTGGACATGGGCAGCGTAGAAGCCAGCCTCGCCGGCCCCAAACGCCCTCAGGACCGAGTCTCGCTGCCGAATGTCGGCCAGGCTTTCAGTGATTTCCTGGGGTTGCAGGTCAAACCCACCAGCAAGGAAGAAGGTCGTCTGGAAAGCGAAGGTGGCGGTGGCGTCGCGGTAGGCAACGCCGATCAGGTGGGAGAAACCGAATACGAGTTCGAAGGCCACACTCATCGCCTGAAAAACGGCGCGGTGGTGATCGCAGCCATCACTTCCTGCACCAACACCTCCAACCCCAGCGTGATGATGGCCGCCGGACTGCTGGCGAAAAAAGCCGTGGAAAAGGGCCTTACCCGCAAGCCTTGGGTCAAGAGTTCCCTGGCGCCGGGTTCCAAGGTGGTCACCGACTACTACAAGGCGGCCGGCCTGACCGAGTACCTGGATAAACTCGGCTTCGACCTGGTGGGCTATGGTTGCACCACCTGCATCGGCAACTCCGGGCCGCTGCCAGAGCCCATCGAAAAGGCCATCCAGAAAGCCGACCTGACCGTGGCCTCGGTACTGTCGGGCAACCGCAACTTCGAAGGCCGGGTGCATCCGCTGGTGAAGACCAACTGGCTGGCCTCGCCGCCGCTGGTGGTCGCCTATGCCCTGGCCGGCACCGTGCGCATCGACATCAGCAGCGAGCCGCTGGGCAACGACCGGGACGGCAACCCGGTGTACCTGCGGGACATCTGGCCCAGCAGCCAGGAAGTGGCTGCCGCCGTGGCCCAGGTCAACACCAGCATGTTCCACAAGGAATACGCCGCCGTGTTTGCCGGTGACGAACAATGGCAGGCCATCGAAGTGCCGCAAGCGGCGACTTACGTCTGGCAGGACGACTCGACCTACATCCAGCACCCGCCATTCTTCGACAACATCGACGGGCCGCCACCGGCCGTGAGGAACGTCGAGGGCGCCCGGGTCCTGGCCCTGCTGGGCGATTCAGTGACCACCGACCATATCTCCCCGGCGGGCAACATCAAGACCGACAGCCCCGCCGGTCGCTACCTGCGCGAACAGGGCGTAGAGCCGCGAGACTTCAACTCCTATGGCTCCAGACGCGGCAACCACCAAGTGATGATGCGCGGCACCTTCGCCAATATCCGCATTCGCAACGAAATGCTCGACGGCGAAGAAGGCGGCAACACGATCTACATCCCCAGCGGCGAACGAATGCCGATCTACGATGCCGCCATGCTGTACCAGGCCACGGGCACGCCACTGGTGGTGATCGCCGGCCAGGAATATGGCACCGGATCGAGCCGGGACTGGGCAGCCAAGGGCACGAACCTGCTGGGGGTCAAGGCGGTGATCGCCGAAAGCTTCGAGCGCATCCATCGCTCCAACCTGGTGGGCATGGGCGTGCTGCCGCTGCAGTTCAAGCTCGACCAGAACCGCAAGAGCCTGAACCTTACGGGCAAGGAAACCCTGGACATCCTGGGACTCAATGACGTCGAACTGACCCCGCGCATGAACCTGCCCTTGGTCATCACCCGCGAGGACGGCAGCCAAGAGCGAATCGAAGTGTTGTGCCGGATCGATACCTTGAATGAAGTGGAGTATTTCAAGGCCGGCGGGATCCTTCACTATGTCCTACGGCAATTGATTGCAGCGTAA
- a CDS encoding CPBP family intramembrane glutamic endopeptidase, translating to MPALPWPYLALLSIGYTLALAYGQLAWTAVISIALLLFAGYAVRQQQMPVGRFLGHVLFAVMALALAMHWMPGFFNGRVIPAQRLTDDAAPFAMYLNQDKPLIGFWLLLACPWIVGRRPLRLSVQATALGLAVSALLALGGAVLLGMVHWAPKWPDHAWLWMLNNLLLVTLVEEALFRGYIQGSLIQRFKHLAHGDTLALLLASLLFGLVHAGAGWQWVLLSGLAGVGYGLAYRFGGLGAAIATHFLLNLLHFALFTYPMLA from the coding sequence ATGCCTGCCCTACCCTGGCCCTACCTGGCCCTCCTCTCCATTGGCTATACCCTGGCCCTGGCCTACGGCCAGCTGGCCTGGACCGCGGTCATTTCCATTGCGCTGTTGCTGTTTGCCGGGTATGCGGTTCGTCAGCAGCAAATGCCGGTGGGTCGGTTTCTCGGACACGTCCTTTTCGCGGTGATGGCATTGGCGTTGGCCATGCACTGGATGCCCGGGTTCTTCAATGGGCGCGTGATCCCGGCGCAACGCCTGACCGACGATGCCGCACCGTTCGCGATGTACCTGAACCAGGACAAGCCGCTGATCGGTTTCTGGCTGTTACTGGCCTGCCCCTGGATCGTCGGCCGGCGCCCATTGCGCCTGTCGGTCCAGGCCACGGCGCTGGGCCTGGCGGTGAGTGCGCTGCTGGCCCTCGGCGGAGCCGTGCTGCTGGGCATGGTCCACTGGGCGCCGAAGTGGCCGGATCACGCCTGGTTGTGGATGCTCAATAATCTTTTATTGGTGACGCTCGTGGAGGAAGCGCTGTTTCGTGGCTACATTCAGGGGAGCTTGATCCAGCGCTTCAAACATTTGGCCCATGGCGACACTCTGGCGTTGCTCCTGGCCTCGCTGCTGTTCGGCCTGGTACACGCCGGCGCAGGGTGGCAATGGGTGCTGCTGTCGGGCTTGGCGGGGGTCGGTTATGGCCTGGCGTATCGTTTTGGTGGCCTGGGAGCGGCGATTGCCACGCACTTTCTGCTCAACCTGCTTCATTTCGCCCTATTTACCTACCCGATGCTCGCGTGA
- a CDS encoding methyl-accepting chemotaxis protein: MRNNQPVTQRERTFPAQQRLISTTDTKGVITYCNDAFVEISGYSKEELIRSPHNLVRHPDVPSAVFAHMWGMLKQGLPWMGIVKNRSKNGDHYWVNAYVTPVFEGNQVVGYESVRVKPSAEQISRAEALYLRINQGKSAVPGSDKWLPMLQDWLPFILVSQLSFVVGAFLNSHWGFALAAVLSVPLGLMGLQWQQRGIKRLLRLAEQTTSDPLIARMYTDSRGVQARLEMSILSQEARLKTCLTRLQDTAEHLNEQARQSNNLAHDSSNGLERQRVETEQVATAVNQMAATTQEVASHVQRTADATQEANRLTSRGRDIAGETRDAIERLSVVVGETGQTVTQLAKDSDEIGGVVDVIKGIADQTNLLALNAAIEAARAGEMGRGFAVVADEVRQLAQRTSESTGQIHALIAKLQQTATNAVQTMDAGHRQAEEGVARVMEADAALVGISEAVANITDMTTQIAAATEEQSSVAEEISRNISNISELADQTSGQAHSSALLSEELTRTANTQYSLVERFNR; the protein is encoded by the coding sequence ATGCGTAATAACCAACCCGTCACACAACGCGAAAGGACCTTCCCGGCCCAGCAACGACTTATTTCTACCACCGACACCAAGGGCGTAATCACCTACTGCAACGATGCGTTCGTCGAGATCAGCGGGTATTCGAAGGAAGAACTGATCCGTTCGCCGCACAACCTGGTGCGCCATCCCGATGTCCCATCCGCTGTGTTCGCGCACATGTGGGGCATGCTCAAACAAGGCTTGCCATGGATGGGCATCGTCAAGAATCGCAGCAAGAACGGTGACCATTACTGGGTCAACGCCTACGTCACGCCCGTGTTCGAGGGCAATCAGGTGGTCGGCTACGAATCGGTGCGGGTCAAACCTTCCGCCGAGCAGATCAGCCGCGCCGAAGCCCTTTACCTACGCATCAACCAAGGCAAGTCCGCGGTTCCGGGCAGCGACAAATGGCTGCCGATGCTACAGGACTGGCTGCCGTTCATTCTGGTCAGCCAACTGAGCTTCGTCGTGGGTGCCTTCCTGAATTCCCACTGGGGCTTTGCCCTGGCGGCCGTGCTGTCAGTGCCCTTGGGGCTGATGGGCCTGCAATGGCAGCAACGCGGGATCAAGCGCCTGCTGCGCCTGGCCGAACAAACCACGTCCGACCCGCTGATCGCCCGGATGTACACCGACAGCCGCGGCGTCCAGGCACGCCTGGAGATGTCGATCCTCAGCCAGGAAGCGCGCCTGAAGACCTGCCTGACCCGTCTGCAGGACACCGCCGAGCACCTTAACGAACAGGCTCGCCAGTCCAACAACCTGGCCCATGACAGCTCCAACGGCCTGGAGCGCCAGCGGGTAGAGACCGAACAGGTCGCCACGGCTGTCAACCAGATGGCGGCAACGACCCAGGAAGTCGCCAGCCACGTGCAGCGCACCGCCGATGCCACCCAGGAAGCCAATCGCCTGACCAGCCGCGGCCGCGATATCGCCGGGGAAACCCGTGACGCCATCGAGCGTTTGTCGGTGGTGGTCGGCGAAACGGGCCAGACCGTGACCCAACTGGCCAAGGACAGCGACGAGATCGGCGGCGTGGTGGACGTGATCAAAGGCATCGCCGACCAGACCAACCTGCTGGCCCTCAACGCCGCCATCGAAGCGGCCCGCGCCGGGGAAATGGGCCGCGGCTTTGCCGTAGTGGCCGATGAAGTGCGGCAATTGGCCCAACGCACCAGCGAATCCACCGGGCAGATCCACGCCCTGATCGCCAAGCTCCAGCAGACCGCCACCAACGCCGTGCAGACCATGGATGCCGGCCATCGGCAGGCCGAAGAAGGCGTGGCGCGGGTCATGGAGGCGGACGCGGCGCTGGTGGGGATCAGCGAAGCAGTGGCCAACATCACCGACATGACCACACAGATCGCTGCCGCTACCGAAGAGCAGAGTTCGGTGGCCGAAGAGATCAGCCGCAACATCAGCAACATCTCGGAACTGGCCGACCAGACCTCGGGCCAGGCCCACAGCTCGGCGCTGCTCAGCGAAGAACTGACCCGGACAGCCAATACTCAGTATTCGTTGGTGGAGCGGTTTAACCGCTGA